The Ciconia boyciana chromosome 4, ASM3463844v1, whole genome shotgun sequence DNA window AGATTTACTTAAAAATTGCACTCTGTCATATACTGGGTATGCCAGAATACCTGCAAATATTCTTTGGGGAGCAATCATTGCTGACAGCGCTGTAAGACAGGAGTCCTGTATGTTCGTTCAGATCCTCTACTGGCATATGTAGACAAGGCTCCGTTGGCTATAGCAGTTTATACCATCAAACAATAATTTTGCTTTGGACAAAACAGTTATAAACGTAGATTCAGAAGAAAGATACAGTCATGGAATAAGATTTCAGCACAAAGTTTCCAGCTTCAAGTCAGTCAGCCAAGCCTgaagtttgccttttttctgagtttgttgtatcctttttttttttttttttttttaatgacgGTAGCATCTATTGTGTGGAACAGAAGGTTTGAAGTAATGTTTGTGCTGAGAGGGCACATTTAAAAAGTGTCTATGGAATTTGGGATCATAAATCTTAGAGGAATTCATGAGGGCTTCTGGCACTAAAACCTTGTCCACTTAGAATTTCCTTCATTCTCTTTATCTGCTTGGccacctagaaaaaaaattgagagctTTGCGATCTGTGGGAGtgtgtaaataatttaaagtgaGTGgtgagcagaagaaaatagcTGGACTTTACTCATGTTACTGTCTCAATGGCAATTGATTTTTTAATCTGgggtattttttcttatttgcttcATAACGCTTTATAATGCCAAATAGCAACAACTTTGTAAAGTGAGACATTATTTACTGACCTAGGGTCCAAGTGTAAAGAATAGAGCAATTGATGTAGTTTTTATGGTGTTCCTAGAAATTTGAATTACTCTATACCGAGAATAAGTGGAGTTGCAGAGGCATATTCTATAGgtcctattttattttagactttGCCTTGCTCAGCTTTGTCAAAGTTCAATTTTTGGTAAAGATAGCTAGTGTCTCAAATCCATGGAAACAGTTGCTGCAGGTTGGGACCAGTCTTTCGGTCTAAAAATGATTTTCATCTTATCCATTTCTTATCTCTGCTGAATAGCGTAGGATAAGTTAGCTCAGGTGTGGGTTTGGGACTAAACACGCATGGCAATTGACGGTAATACAAAATCAATGTGTTCAATATACACAAAGGCTTCAACTAGAAAGTCAAACACTGTGGTAGCATTTAACTTTGTGTCAATAGAAGAACACACTGAATTTActatgtttcattttgaattttttttgttgttttttttctcctatggATTTCTTGTACTTCATATGTCTACTATAACACGCAACCGTCACTGTCACTTAGGGATTATGaaaagctctcttttttttgcagatCATCCGGTGAATGAATTTTTGGATCTGTTCAGTCGCCACATGCTTCCTCATGCAATAGATGAACCCCACATTGATGCAGAATCAGCTCAGACTGAACCCTGTACTTCAGACTCAGTGCAGGATTCATCTGAATATATAATATTGGatcctttctttccaaacttTATAGActttgaagaagaagaagacTGTGAAAATACTACTGACGTTACAACTCCTCCAGCTTTGCAGTTCATCAATGGAAAGCAACAAGTTACTAGCGCACCTAAGAGCACAAAAGCTGAGGAAGCGAGAAGTGACCAAATTGAAAGCGTTGCACATTCCAAAAATGTAACCTTTTCACAAATCAatgaaacaaacacatttataaTACCTGAAACTGAAGCTTCTGGTACTATGCAACCAAGCAAAGCTGGAGAAGTAATAGGGGCATTTGAAGTTACACAACCGACAGCAGATGTTGCAATGTTAGAACCCATTTATAGTGGTGAGTCAGAAGTTGCCACAACAGATAAATCAATAGCCATTACTTCTTCATATGAGCAGtctcttcaaaaaaataaagagaccATAACATGGCATGGAACTGAGGAGAGCTCTACTAAAGATACAAAAAACTTGCTTTTGATTACTAGTGAATCTTCTGGAGATGGCTCCACTGAATCTGATTTATCCAGTTCTGTCTTCTCAGAAATTGTGACAATGTCAAGAAaagaagatgatgaaaaaaattatagtaTAACTTCTGCTCCTGATGCATTTACTGTGGAAAGTTCTGCTGTAACTGCTTCTCTGGATGCAGTTTTTAATACTGCTACAGTAGGCATAGGTGTGAAAGACCTTATTCCAGAAGAGTCAACCCCTGCTCCAGGGGATCACAATAAATCAACTATTAAACTTAATGCAAATTCCCCTGTTGAAAATCTTCTGGAAACAAGTAGTCATACAGCAAAGCCTGAGATGAGTGCTTCTTCTTTTCTAGTTCTAGAAGGCTCTGGAGATGTAGAAGAGGACATCAGTGTAACTTCAGCCATGACAACGGAAACAGcagtaacagaaacattttcaatgcATGATATTTCTTTGGGCTCTGGCACAGTACTGCCAACAGAAATTTCTGTAACCATTTCAGGAATCACCTCTGCTTTGCCCAGAGGAATAAACACTCTTTATTCTGCTTCTGATCAAAGTTCTGAAGTAACTGTTGCCACCAATTCTGTGTCCGAGTTTATTACGGAAAAAGTAGTTGCCAGCTCTCTTGTAACTGAAAGGAATattgaagatgaaaaagaaatacagaccACTGTTTATTCAAGTCAGGAAAATTCAGCTACTGCTGCAGAGGGAAATTCGGAGTTGAATGAACATGGGAGCACTACTAGTGAAGTCAGAACTGTAAGTCAAGAGCCCACCCTGCTCAGAAAAACAGTACCGGTAACAGGTACCATAAGTTCTGAAATCAGAAAGGTCACCACTGTTCCTCTCTTGAGAGAGAAGAATCTTTTTATAAATGAAGGATCAGCAGAAGAACCAGCAGACATATTTTCAGGGGGTCCCACAAGAACAGTGGTAAGTACTGACTCCCCATTTATTGATGCAGGTTCTGGAGACATGGATGTTATCATTGAGTCTGCTACTTTGACTTCAGTTCCATTAAAGCCTGTCActgaaacacaaacagaaaagcatgaagGAAAAGTTTACAGCATAGATGATGCTTCACTGAAGAATGCGACAACAGAATATGAAGAACATGCAAAAACAGATGAATCAGCAATATCAGTTTCAAGTACTGGGTCAGATGGCTTGACAAAGGAGGCTGGAGTAGCAAGTCAGATATCCCAGGATGTGTTTAGTACAGGAAACCTGggagaacaaaaccaggaaacacAACCAACTTACACAGCTCCTTCTGAAGTAAAATCTAGTCCTGCTTCTAGAAAAGAGGTCATATCTCATGTTGCACCAGGAGTTAAAACTGAAGATCTAGAAACAGGTGAGGTCACATCATCTCCAGAATCAGTGGTTAGTAACAGCCCTCATGACATCATGGTGACACATGCTACTGGCAGTATAAAAGCAGTAGCTGAAtctacagaaagcaaaaatgcaaaagttaGTTCTTCAACTGTCTCATTAGGCAAGATTCTCCTGATTGAGCATGGCTCTGGAGAAGATTTCAAAGGTGACAGCAGCACTACAAAACTAATGTCTAATGGACCTACTGAAGAAATACTTGGaagtcatttttcatttattgatCCGGGATCTGGAGAAACAGACACATTCATTGAATCATTTGCAAAAACAACAGTTTCACCCACTGGGACACCAGAAACACGAGAGAAGTATGACAAAAAAGTTGTCAGCACACCATCTATGGATCATGCCTTCACTACCAAACCTGATGAGCTAGTCACAAGTACTGAACATGAAGAAACCACAATGGGAACTGTAACTGACataagaatggaaaagaaaacaattgatGAACTGACAATGAGAGCTTTTACTACAAAGATTCCTTTGCTGGAAGACATACATTCTGGGGAAGACAGACCAAGGGAAATTTCATCAAAAGCTATAGAATCTTCTGAAGAAACAACAACAGACCCATTCCTTAAAAGTACACAGGCTAACTATGTACATCTGGAATTTTTAAGTGTTCCTACTGTCAGTCCgtattcagaagaaaaggaattagaaactgaatctgttaaaaaaatacttttgccaTTTAATGATGACAGAGTAACTGAGCCTGTAAAGATTGAAAGGAAATACATAAGCTCTCCAGTTACAGATATAGAGCAAGAGGAGGAGTtggtacaaaatattttccctacGAAAGATACTCCCAGACCACTCCTGACACCTAAAAAGGAAGAGCTAATGAATAATGAACTCATCAGTGATCCATTATTTTCAGGACAAGGATCAGGAGATGACCTTGCTGTTATTTCTTCTGTAGTGCCATTGGCTGTCAAAGAAATCATGAGTACTTCAAGTCCTCACACTTCTCATCCTGCAAATATGGGACCCAAACTTTCAACTGACAAAACACAAGACTTTGAAAGAGGAAGCACTGAATCAAATGCTGAAGTTAATGAAGAAGTTACAAGTGCTGTAACTGAGCTGCTGTCAGAAACAGAAGACCAGTTCCCCAGCTCAGTGATCACCAGTGCCCCAGCTTTAGCAGAAGAGAGTTCCAAGAGCTTCAGCTCTAAAGAGATTGAAGAGATGACACATTATTTTGTTGCAATTGAAGAACCTCACAATAAAGAAACTAACTAtaggagaggagaaaatgaaacagatagGACAACAGCTACTTCTAAAGCTGTTTCTCAAGAGGAAACTTCACATTTGCTGATTAAAGATGGTGTAACTCCTGTTTCTGTAGTACTGAGTGGAACTCCTAATCTTGAAACAGAAGAATCGCTtgtaacagcaacaacaaaaatgccaGGCAGAATACTGCCTGAAAGCTCTGGAGAAGGATCTGGCTGGACTGGTGTTTTGGATTCATCTTCTCCTGATGTGTTTACTCATTTGTCAATACCCCCTGTGTCACAAGTAGAACTAAATGCTTCATCTAGTGTTCCTGGGGAAGTTTATTCTGAAGTTATGACAACAGAGGCACCGATAGATGGATCACAGACTGTGATAACAGGACTAGCATCcctttttacagaagaaaaagagatcaTGGCAAATCCATCTGCTGTTCAACCAAAGACAGCTTCATCAGAAGAACTAACAAGTGATACTGGGATATATGAGAAAATTATTCCCATGATTGATGATAAAAGAAGTGTTATATTGAATGTTTCTGTTTATGGTGATATTACACTAATTGAAGAACGACTTCAAATCCCATCAGAAGAAACAACTATTATAGACATGGATCACTCAAAATCAATGCCTGAAGATATAATAAGTGTGCAGACAATGCCAAATCCTGTCATACAATCAACATACGGTGGTGATGATAGCATGACAGCTGAAGGGGAGAAATATGGTTCAACACCTAAATTTTCCATAACCAAAGAGAAGACACTTGAATCTGGTGATAGTCTTTCTTTGACTACTTCCAGTCAGCCAAGCAGTGAATCAGTAACAGCTGGGCACAGACCAAAACCAGATGACAAGGATTTGGGTTCAGGGAATGCCATGAAGTTTGCAACAGAGACTCTCATCACTACAGAACTCTCTGAACTGGGCATTCTCCTTCCTACAGTACCATCACTGGCAAGTCCTCATGTGCCTCATGAGTCTAAACATGTTGTAACAAGCACAACAGAAGACACCTACGAGCTGAATACTTCAGCAGACAACCAAGTAATAGCAGATCAAAGTGAAACAATCTCTGTCTCTGGCTTTTCTGGAATGGGCCAAGAAGACCTGGATGATAAGCAGCCTGTGGTTCCTTCTCTTACACCAGTTTTAACTACTGAGacagaaaaggctttgacaACTGGCATGTTTGATGTAAGTATTGTCACCACACAGCGTACATCCCAACTGACAACTGTATCATCTAGcaagaatgaagaaaagcatCCTACAgtatacacaaacacaaaatcagCATCAGCAGAGTATGAAGAAACAGATTCAGTGAGCTTTTATTCTGTACCTCAAACTCCTAAATCGTCAGTAACTGTTCAGTTAGTTAATGGAGTATCTGAGTATCCTGAGGTAATCATTCCAAGTACATCATCATCGCAGGATTCAGATCAGTCAGGTCATTCATCAGCAGGAACCTTCAAAGAGGTCAGTTCTGATATTGCGGCAACATATAAACCACCCACTACAGAGCTTCTCGACAGAACAGAGTCTTCTCTGCTGGAGTTTTCTCCCAAGCCTGTTTCAGAAAGCTCAACTACTGAAAGTACTCCTCACTTTAATAGACTTGTAACAGACAGGACAGAGGAGACAGAAACCTCTGTAACTGATTTGGCTGTTGAGGAAGAAGCTACTGTTTCTGGAGATTCTCCATCAATACATGTCTTGCctactgcttttctgaattttggagAAAGAGCAAGCACAGATGTTCCGAAAGTAAGCACAATAAAAGTTGAAGCTTCCTCAGGGAGAGTGAACAACCCCCGTCAAGAAGATGACAGGAGTACTGAGAGAGAGATGCCATGGCTTTTTTCCACACCTGTTTCAGATTCACCCAGTAGTGTTGAAAGTGAAGTATTTAAACCTGACCAGGAAGCGGTTACAATGCTAGCTTCACCTTCACAACCTTTGGATAGAAGCACGGAAACACAATCAGCTTTGTTTGGTCAAGAGGAGATCACAACAATTTCTTCTAACATTGCAACAAACAGCACTGCCCCCGGAAACAGTCTGTATCAAAATGAGCAGTCAACGATAAGCTCTGAGGAGCCAAATACTATTGAACTTGTAACTTCATCATTTTCCCTTCTGGAAGTCACTAATGGATCAGATTTCCTGATTGGCACCAGTGTGGGTTCAGTTGAAGGCACAGCAGTGCAAATTCCAGGTAACTTCCAAATATGATCACTGTTACATACCTTTGTTGTGATACTTATGCTGTGATATGTGTGTCTTAACTGTGGTAAGAGGTATGACAATCAGAGCACCGTGTGAAATAACAACAGAAGTTGTGAGCCTCAAGCTTTGAAGTCAGCATGATTGTAATCCCTATAAACTGGAGGAGGACAGGGGTACCAAAACTCAAGCTCAGTTACTTTTCCTGAGTACATCATGGAGCTCTGGATCAGACTTGAGGTGAACAGCCAGTTCTAAAAGACAGGAAGGTAACATTGATTGTCGTAGAGAATTCAgctgtaattatttaattttccaatTTCCAACAGATAATTTtgtctgaaagcttttctgtgttggCATGATGGTAGTACTTATACAATTGGTTTATAGGTAGGGTTGTTTTATAACATCTTGCAGCTGACTGAGAGCAGATCTCTAGTGAGCATTTTAGgaattttctataaaaattaaCTTCTCTTAACCTACCAGCTAACTTTCCAGACAAGAGAAAACTGAGATTTCACATTTTCAGCCTGTCTGTAGCTTTCACTGGTTGATACAGTGTCTGTCTCGTATAAATTACAGATCTTTTTGTTAGATGTCGTTTGccacagtattttgttttacataatgGTTATTAGGCACCATTTCACCAAATACACAGATGATGAAGGTAGAGTCAGTATGAGTAGCATTGCTTCAATTCATATTTCATCTAGATATAGCTGAGGAAAGAACTGAACTGGCTTAATTTTATAGggttttctatttatttttcctcaaataatCCAGGTAGCTGTcaatttgaaaattttactgGGAAAATCTCCAGTCTGTAGTAACGCACAATAAACAGTGGTAGTAGTAACAGTAAACGCACAATAAACATTGTTAGGTGCTTAACATAGCCTCACGTTTGGGACTTCCAGTGATGCAGTCCTAAAACAAGCCCCCTATTTCATGGATATGATCAGATTCTTTTCAAAACCTCCAAAGTGAGATCCTGCCCACTTAATTACATTCCCAAACTTATGTAGATGGGATTTTCTTCTGGAGGCTTTCAACTGAAccttctgctttccagtgaCTAGATAGGGAACTTGGTACTTTAAAAAGACTTCTTTGAACATCTAACTTGCAAGGGTAAAATAGAtattatttgtcttttatttcataaacCATAGTCagattgttttggaaaaatgtaacaaaaaatcTAAACTTTTCTCATGTCTCTGAATTAACTTAGGTTACAGAACTCTCTTACCCATTTCAAAGCTAGGGCTTTCTTCTTGTATCCCAGAAGGACTGTCTTCATGATTTTCCTCTAACTCTGAGAAGCTAATACTTAGAAATGGTTATCTAGTGCGTACTTGTTTGTGTGAATGATTGCTCCTAGGCATTAAATCAAATGCAAATACCTAGGTATCTAAACTCAGTTGAAATAAACATCACTAGAAGGCATAAAGCTCTGCAaggaaaagctatttaaatGGTAACTCCCATAACAACTGAGGATTTCACAGCAGGTAagcctttattttaatgtttagtTCAGTTATGAATGTATTCAGTACCTTTATTTGTAttcttgaaatgtgtttttaagaaaGACAGATGGGAAATATGCATGTGTGAAAACAtcctttcaaagaaataagACTTTGTGGGCATTGATTGATTAAATATAACAAAGTGAAACAACAGCAGCCAGCCAGTATGTTCTGTGTACCCAATCATTCCACATAAACTAACCCTGttcaaaaaaaagcagcattttccattcattttgcATATGTTTAACTGTTTTCAGCTATAATTAATTGTCATGTCATGCAAACTAAATCCTCAATAGAATATCATGACTGCCAAATATAATACAAATTGctatgaaaaaatgtaattctgaaaattatttatactgGTTCATAGTAAATGCCATGTTGTTGTTAAAGTTGAAAATAGTGATGCCTGAAAATAAGCTTTACTATTTTACAAAACTTTTATTCTTACTAGTCTATTATGTTAATAGAGTTTCTGTAACTACAGTAAAGCCTGCAACATCaatgcagaaatgaaggaagatttcttcttccaaaaaatcaaaaagacaCCAGTTCCTTGAAACTACAGagtcaaatttctttttctacttgTTTAACAGGCCAAGATCCATGCAAAAGCAATCCCTGCCTTAATGGTGGTACCTGCTATCCACGTGGTTCATTTTACATCTGCACATGTTTGCCAGGTTTCAATGGTGAGCAGTGTGAATTAGGTAAGCTGATGCCGTCTAGATACTGATTAAGTTGAGTATAAATTTTTCATACATGAGATCTGCACAAGTGGTGTGTTTTGAAATTGAAGAATACATAGACACTTGAAAAATTCTACAGTGAGGCTTTACTTAAGAAGAGAACAATAAAATGAAGGAGGTCCACTtaccccttttctctctccccataAAGTGCACAGATGTGTATGCACACAAACATAAGAGAATTGTAAATCAACTACATGACCTAGAATTCATAACATTAAATTCATAAATACatcaaataaaaccaaataaacattaatatttGGGATAGTTCTTAAAAGCTTTGTGTAATTATTTGAAAGGGTGGTAAAATAAACTAATCCCAAATGTGGGAAGCTGAGCACTGAATGCCagcttgatatttttttcaaggaaaatgtaaatatgatCATAATCTTATATAACTTTGGTATAAATTAGTATTTTGGTAACTTTTCTAGCTGAGGACCTCTTCAAGCTGCCTGTGACATCTGTGTTTACCTGCTATGACTGTAGGTTTCAAGAGACTTACCAGTACAGTTCAGAATAACCAGCTTTTCCTTCCAACCAGCAAGCCAAAGTATGATAAAAGTGGTAGTTTGGCTGTTTAGTGTAGAGCTGGTTTAGGCTTTTGAAAAGTTGTAAATTTCATTCCGTGATGAATACCATGGATTTGCCTGTTACACAGTTGCCTgccaaatttaaaagaaaaaaactaattCAATGTTGCTAAAATGAATTCAACTCATCCTGTATagcttgggagaaaaaaaaatcacccccCCAAAGGTTGATATCAGTGCAGCATAATTGTCAGGATTACTATGGTTTTATTTGTGTTCTGCAAGACAGTATGcgattaaaaaaataattagccagtgtttttttctgctttcctagCTCATGCTTATGACTTTGCTAGTTCCCTACTGGGTTGTTGCTGGTAGATATCAAGTTTTAGATGGTACATCTTAAGTCTTCTTCTTTGTCAAGGAATATGGCATCCCCTGGTTGCAAAACGGAGGTCAGAGAtgataattttctctttttttcagattataaaA harbors:
- the VCAN gene encoding versican core protein isoform X2; protein product: MLLSIKSILWMYSTLVITCMLPKVKAEKKTLVKGSLSGTSVLPCFFSTTPTIASSYAAEYLRIKWSKVELDKSGKDAKETTVLVAQNGNIKIGQSYKDRVSVPTHSEETGDASLTFSKLRASDAGVYRCDVMYGVEDTQGIVSLAVEGVVFHYRAATSRYTLNFTQAQQTCLDNGAVIASPEQLKAAYEDGFEQCDAGWLSDQTVRYPIRHPRIGCFGDKMGKKGVRTYGRRFPNETYDVYCYVERMEGEVVHVSVPEKLTFEEAKDLCRKRDGILASVGNLYVAWRNGFDQCDYGWLADGSVRYPASVARPQCGGGLLGVRTLYRYENQTGFPYPDSKFDAYCYERKKIISEPTTVKLITSLKTDSVKSSSAKVTLKPPVFETSITEVAVTKTEVPALEETTVETEGDMEMTTDVAEEKREMEVLMENIKLTTLLPQTVTDGEISTYDTLGRTEYDVSPRLTESTSAALELEHTYSEAELPEEQDHPVNEFLDLFSRHMLPHAIDEPHIDAESAQTEPCTSDSVQDSSEYIILDPFFPNFIDFEEEEDCENTTDVTTPPALQFINGKQQVTSAPKSTKAEEARSDQIESVAHSKNVTFSQINETNTFIIPETEASGTMQPSKAGEVIGAFEVTQPTADVAMLEPIYSGESEVATTDKSIAITSSYEQSLQKNKETITWHGTEESSTKDTKNLLLITSESSGDGSTESDLSSSVFSEIVTMSRKEDDEKNYSITSAPDAFTVESSAVTASLDAVFNTATVGIGVKDLIPEESTPAPGDHNKSTIKLNANSPVENLLETSSHTAKPEMSASSFLVLEGSGDVEEDISVTSAMTTETAVTETFSMHDISLGSGTVLPTEISVTISGITSALPRGINTLYSASDQSSEVTVATNSVSEFITEKVVASSLVTERNIEDEKEIQTTVYSSQENSATAAEGNSELNEHGSTTSEVRTVSQEPTLLRKTVPVTGTISSEIRKVTTVPLLREKNLFINEGSAEEPADIFSGGPTRTVVSTDSPFIDAGSGDMDVIIESATLTSVPLKPVTETQTEKHEGKVYSIDDASLKNATTEYEEHAKTDESAISVSSTGSDGLTKEAGVASQISQDVFSTGNLGEQNQETQPTYTAPSEVKSSPASRKEVISHVAPGVKTEDLETGEVTSSPESVVSNSPHDIMVTHATGSIKAVAESTESKNAKVSSSTVSLGKILLIEHGSGEDFKGDSSTTKLMSNGPTEEILGSHFSFIDPGSGETDTFIESFAKTTVSPTGTPETREKYDKKVVSTPSMDHAFTTKPDELVTSTEHEETTMGTVTDIRMEKKTIDELTMRAFTTKIPLLEDIHSGEDRPREISSKAIESSEETTTDPFLKSTQANYVHLEFLSVPTVSPYSEEKELETESVKKILLPFNDDRVTEPVKIERKYISSPVTDIEQEEELVQNIFPTKDTPRPLLTPKKEELMNNELISDPLFSGQGSGDDLAVISSVVPLAVKEIMSTSSPHTSHPANMGPKLSTDKTQDFERGSTESNAEVNEEVTSAVTELLSETEDQFPSSVITSAPALAEESSKSFSSKEIEEMTHYFVAIEEPHNKETNYRRGENETDRTTATSKAVSQEETSHLLIKDGVTPVSVVLSGTPNLETEESLVTATTKMPGRILPESSGEGSGWTGVLDSSSPDVFTHLSIPPVSQVELNASSSVPGEVYSEVMTTEAPIDGSQTVITGLASLFTEEKEIMANPSAVQPKTASSEELTSDTGIYEKIIPMIDDKRSVILNVSVYGDITLIEERLQIPSEETTIIDMDHSKSMPEDIISVQTMPNPVIQSTYGGDDSMTAEGEKYGSTPKFSITKEKTLESGDSLSLTTSSQPSSESVTAGHRPKPDDKDLGSGNAMKFATETLITTELSELGILLPTVPSLASPHVPHESKHVVTSTTEDTYELNTSADNQVIADQSETISVSGFSGMGQEDLDDKQPVVPSLTPVLTTETEKALTTGMFDVSIVTTQRTSQLTTVSSSKNEEKHPTVYTNTKSASAEYEETDSVSFYSVPQTPKSSVTVQLVNGVSEYPEVIIPSTSSSQDSDQSGHSSAGTFKEVSSDIAATYKPPTTELLDRTESSLLEFSPKPVSESSTTESTPHFNRLVTDRTEETETSVTDLAVEEEATVSGDSPSIHVLPTAFLNFGERASTDVPKVSTIKVEASSGRVNNPRQEDDRSTEREMPWLFSTPVSDSPSSVESEVFKPDQEAVTMLASPSQPLDRSTETQSALFGQEEITTISSNIATNSTAPGNSLYQNEQSTISSEEPNTIELVTSSFSLLEVTNGSDFLIGTSVGSVEGTAVQIPGQDPCKSNPCLNGGTCYPRGSFYICTCLPGFNGEQCELDIDECQSNPCRNGATCIDGLNTFTCLCLPSYIGALCEQDTETCDYGWHKFQGQCYKYFAHRRTWDTAERECRLQGAHLTSILSHEEQIFVNRIGHDYQWIGLNDKMFERDFRWTDGSPLQYENWRPNQPDSFFSAGEDCVVIIWHENGQWNDVPCNYHLTYTCKKGTVACGQPPVVENAKTFGKMKPRYEINSLIRYHCKDGFIQRHIPTIRCQGNGRWDMPKITCMNPSTYQRTYSKKYYYKHSSSGKGTSLNSSKHYHRWIRTWQDSRR